A genomic window from Brevibacillus agri includes:
- a CDS encoding sugar transferase yields MKCLFDRLVALTLLLVFSPLLLLLSILIRFKLGAPVLFVQERPGRYGKPFSIYKFRTMTNQCDASGQLLPDAQRLTPFGMMLRKYSLDELPQLWNVLRGELSLVGPRPLLMEYLPLYTPRQMKRHEVLPGITGWAQVNGRNAITWEQKFELDVWYVENRSFWLDLKILLLTVKRVLQKTGISHEGCVTMEKFTGSKQAELARREMREFDRAYESG; encoded by the coding sequence ATGAAGTGTCTGTTTGATCGTTTGGTAGCTTTGACGCTGTTGCTCGTCTTTTCACCTCTGCTGCTCCTGCTGTCGATTTTGATTCGCTTCAAGCTCGGCGCTCCTGTCCTGTTTGTCCAGGAGCGGCCGGGCCGATACGGAAAGCCTTTTTCCATTTATAAATTTCGCACCATGACCAATCAGTGCGACGCGTCCGGACAATTGCTGCCGGATGCCCAAAGACTGACGCCTTTTGGCATGATGTTGCGAAAGTACAGCCTGGATGAGCTGCCGCAGTTGTGGAATGTGCTGCGGGGCGAACTGAGCTTGGTCGGCCCGAGGCCGCTACTCATGGAATACCTGCCACTCTACACGCCCCGCCAGATGAAGCGGCACGAGGTTTTGCCAGGCATTACGGGTTGGGCGCAGGTCAACGGGAGAAACGCGATCACGTGGGAACAAAAATTCGAGCTGGACGTCTGGTACGTGGAAAATCGCAGCTTTTGGCTCGACTTGAAAATTTTGCTGTTAACGGTCAAACGGGTTTTGCAAAAAACGGGGATCAGTCACGAAGGTTGCGTCACGATGGAAAAATTCACCGGGAGCAAACAGGCGGAGCTGGCTAGGAGGGAAATGCGTGAGTTTGATCGTGCTTACGAATCAGGATGA
- a CDS encoding glycosyltransferase family 4 protein — MGKILQICAIDQTVESLLLPLIQKLAEEGHEVHTACTDTGRFQTLRAKGLMLWPIAIKRKIEPLSNLRSILALYRLMKRERYDAVHVHTPVAAVLGRVAARLAGVSPVVYTAHGYYFHDGMSRGEYRLYYAVEKWFAKHLTDYLLVQSREDYELSVQDGFSPPERIMHLGNGVDVERRFHPQAVSPEEAVEVRSALGIGADDLVIAYVGRMVGEKGIFELLDAFSRLARESGRVRLLLVGDVSDSERDQRGKALREHCREHPQIVLTGFRQDIPQLLAASDIFVLPSHREGLPRSIIEAMAMGKPIVATNIRGCREEVTDGVNGILVEPKQSEHLYKALKKLACDARLREAYGQNSRYLAEEHFNEQHVLARQAELFAALLAAKTEPPRTEKEVDERLGQNRSIGHIP; from the coding sequence ATGGGAAAAATTTTGCAAATATGCGCAATTGACCAAACGGTGGAAAGTCTGCTCTTGCCGCTCATCCAGAAGCTGGCGGAGGAAGGCCATGAAGTGCATACGGCTTGCACAGACACCGGGCGTTTTCAGACGCTGCGGGCCAAGGGGCTCATGCTCTGGCCGATCGCGATCAAGCGAAAAATCGAGCCGCTCTCCAACCTGCGTTCCATTTTGGCGCTGTATCGGCTGATGAAACGGGAGCGCTACGACGCGGTGCATGTCCACACTCCGGTTGCGGCCGTGCTGGGCCGGGTGGCAGCGAGGCTCGCGGGAGTCAGCCCGGTCGTCTACACGGCTCACGGCTATTATTTTCACGACGGCATGAGCCGAGGGGAATACCGGCTGTACTACGCCGTGGAAAAGTGGTTCGCGAAGCACTTGACAGACTACTTGCTTGTGCAGAGCCGGGAGGACTACGAGCTGAGCGTGCAGGACGGCTTTTCGCCGCCGGAGCGAATCATGCATCTCGGCAACGGGGTAGATGTCGAGCGGCGGTTTCATCCGCAGGCGGTGTCGCCGGAGGAAGCGGTGGAGGTGCGTTCGGCGCTTGGAATCGGCGCGGACGATCTCGTCATCGCCTACGTAGGGCGGATGGTTGGCGAAAAAGGGATTTTCGAGCTGCTGGACGCTTTTTCCAGGCTTGCGCGAGAGTCGGGCCGCGTGCGGCTGTTGCTCGTCGGGGACGTGTCGGACAGCGAACGGGACCAGCGCGGCAAGGCGCTACGGGAGCATTGCCGCGAGCATCCGCAAATCGTCCTGACTGGTTTTCGCCAGGACATCCCGCAACTGCTCGCCGCAAGCGACATCTTCGTCCTGCCTTCGCATCGCGAAGGGTTGCCCCGCTCGATTATCGAAGCGATGGCGATGGGCAAGCCGATTGTCGCCACGAACATTCGCGGCTGCCGCGAAGAGGTGACGGACGGCGTGAACGGGATTTTGGTGGAGCCGAAGCAGTCCGAGCATTTGTACAAGGCGCTGAAAAAGCTCGCCTGCGACGCGCGGCTGAGGGAAGCGTACGGACAAAACAGCCGCTATTTGGCGGAGGAGCATTTTAACGAGCAACACGTACTCGCGAGGCAGGCCGAGCTGTTTGCAGCGCTGCTCGCTGCCAAGACAGAGCCGCCGCGCACGGAAAAGGAGGTTGACGAACGGCTTGGGCAAAACAGGAGCATTGGTCATATCCCTTGA
- a CDS encoding polysaccharide deacetylase family protein, whose translation MGKTGALVISLDFELYWGVRDKRTLADSKKNLQGTRQVIPAILELFNKYEIHATWATVGFLFCETREELIGTLPKELPDYADPNLSPYRYVQSGALGAREQVDPYHYAPSLIRLISSCPHQYIGSHTHSHYYCLEPGQTAQTFAEDLAAFKRVARKKGYAPTSIVFPRNQFASSYLAVCKQHGFAAYRGNERSWMYEAGPGAQDTLLKRALRLADAYVNLSGHHAYEPLSASQEGLVDVPASRFLRPYSPRLRWLENVRLGRLRRDLLFAAKNRRLYHLWWHPENFGSHLTENLRMLERLLQYYAKLRSEYGMQSLSMEEAAASWSRQREGRHEVSV comes from the coding sequence TTGGGCAAAACAGGAGCATTGGTCATATCCCTTGATTTTGAGCTGTATTGGGGCGTTCGCGACAAGCGGACGCTAGCTGACAGCAAGAAGAACCTGCAGGGGACTCGTCAGGTGATCCCGGCGATTCTGGAGCTGTTTAACAAGTACGAGATTCACGCCACCTGGGCGACGGTAGGCTTCTTGTTCTGCGAGACGCGCGAGGAGCTGATCGGCACGCTGCCAAAAGAGCTGCCGGACTACGCCGATCCGAACCTGTCGCCTTATCGCTACGTGCAGTCGGGAGCGCTTGGCGCGCGCGAGCAGGTGGACCCGTATCATTACGCCCCATCCCTCATCCGGCTGATTTCCTCCTGCCCGCATCAGTACATCGGCAGCCATACCCACTCCCACTACTATTGCCTGGAGCCGGGACAGACCGCCCAAACGTTTGCCGAAGATTTGGCCGCCTTCAAAAGAGTGGCGCGCAAGAAAGGGTACGCCCCGACCAGCATCGTCTTTCCGCGCAATCAGTTCGCGTCCTCCTATCTGGCTGTCTGCAAGCAGCACGGGTTCGCCGCGTATCGCGGGAACGAGCGGTCGTGGATGTACGAGGCGGGCCCGGGAGCGCAAGACACTTTGCTCAAACGGGCTTTGCGCCTTGCCGACGCCTACGTCAATCTGAGCGGGCATCACGCGTACGAGCCGCTTTCCGCAAGCCAGGAAGGGTTAGTCGATGTCCCGGCGAGCCGATTTTTGCGGCCGTATTCGCCGCGGCTGCGCTGGCTGGAAAACGTCCGGCTGGGCAGGCTCCGGCGCGATCTGCTTTTTGCGGCCAAAAATCGCCGACTGTACCATCTGTGGTGGCATCCGGAGAACTTCGGCAGCCACCTCACGGAAAACCTTCGGATGTTGGAGCGGCTGCTGCAGTATTATGCGAAGCTGCGCAGCGAGTACGGGATGCAAAGTTTGAGCATGGAGGAGGCGGCTGCGAGTTGGAGCAGGCAAAGGGAGGGGCGGCATGAAGTGTCTGTTTGA